The genomic stretch GACGTGCGCCCGCTTCGCGATGACCACCCCGTCGAAGGGGGCCCGCAGCACCGTGTAATCGAGCAGCGCTTTGACGTAGCTGACCCGGGCGCTCGTGGCGCGCTCCGCCGCCACGGCGGCGTCGAGCGACGATTGCGGCGTGAGATCCTGCGCGCGCAGCGCGCGCTGGCGCTGCAGGTCGGCCTGGGCGTTCTCCCAGGCCGCCTCGGTCTCGTGCAGCTGCGCGTCCAGGTCGGTGTGGTCCAGACGCGCCAGGATGTCTCCCTTCCTGACCCGGCTTCCCTCGGTGACCTTCAGGTCCGTGATGCGCGAGGTGATCTTCGGCGAGATGTCGGCGCGCGTCTCGGCTTCCACGTAGCCCGCCACCGACAAAACGGTGAGGGCCTGTCCCTGGGTCACCAGCGCGGCGGAGGTCTTCTCCACGGCGAGGACCCCGAAAGTACGGCTCAACAGGAAGTAGGAGACGGCCGCCACCAGCACCGCCGCGATCGCGCCCCCGAGCAGCCAGGCGGTGGGCCGCTTCGGAGGCTCCTCGCCCCGGGGAATTCTCAAGGCGGCCAGATCGGCGCCGGTTCTCGGGGTGCTGGTGCGCGATGCTTCCATGCGGAAGGATGCCCTCGGTTCCGGACCGCCCGATCGGCAGCCGGTTCATTCGATCCGATCTGCTCGGGAGGGGAAAAAGTCTATCCGCTTCCCCCCGGGGGGGTCAACGCATGGAGGCGACGCCGCGGGGCCGCAGACGTCAGGATCGAAGGATCAGGAAGGACCAATTAACAAGGATGAGCCCGAGGGCGCCGGCCCGCAGGAGCCGGCTCAGCGCGGGGCCCGGCCGCGGCGGCGCGGGAAGCTCGACGTGCAGCGACCTGCAGGCCAGGCTCACCATCGCGGCGGCCACCAGGAACAGGGCGACGGCGGCGACCAGCGGGTTGAAGGAGAGCGCCTCGATCAGCCGCCCCTGCGTGAGGGCCGCGAGAGCGCGGGTGGAGCCGCAGGTGGGACAGGGCCAGCCGGTAATCTGCCGGAAAGGGCAGAACAGCGGGAGGTGGATTCCGCCGGCGAGCGACAGGAGGTGAAGGCGTGCCGCGACCGCCGCGAGCAGGGTCGAGACACCCAGGATTGGCAGGATCGGAATCGGCGCCGCGGCGCCCGGCGCCCGAGCGGGCGCTTCCATCAGGCCGACATTCCCTGGAACATGGCCGCGAAGAAGGTGGCGAACAGAATGATACAGGCCACGATGAGCATGCAGCAGAGCAGCACGGGCAGGAAGACGGCGATCGCCGCCTTGCCCCCGGGGATCTCGTGCACCCGTGAGAAGCCGTAAATCTGCAGGACCAGCGACCAGATCAGGGCAATCAGTCCGCCGCAGAATGGTATCCACTGGAACAGCGCGGTGCTCCCCGCGGCGTAGGCGTGAGTGCGCAGGGTGGCTTCGTACCCGTGCGTGGCGCCTCCCACAATCCAGAGCGAGACGTGGAAGATGCCGGAGATGATGAACACGGAGATGGCGATGAACAGCGGGAGCAGCACGGCAAAGCCGATGCTCAGGGCCGCCATCATCGCGGGATCCAGCTGCCGCTCCTGCGCCGGCACCCCAAGGTTCTGCAAGGCCTGCCGCCAGAAGCCCTGGCTTATCCGATCCCAGAGGAGGCCTCCCAGTCCGCCGACCCATCCGAGGAGCACGACGTAGGCCAAGGCGGCGCCCACGTTCTCCCGCTTCGGCATCGCCGTGTAGAAGGCGGAGGGATCGAACAGGCAGGCCCTGAGATTCTGCGTCAGGGCGGTCATGAAGCCCAACTCGCCGCGCCGCTCCCAGGGAATCCCTTCGAGAGGCGCGCCGGAGGGAATGGAACTGCCGGATTTCAGGGTAGCTCCACAGAACGGGCAGGAAGATCCCGCGAAACCTTCCGCCAACTCCTTGCCGCATCCGGGACAATACATGCTCCGTCCTCCTCAGGATGGGGGATCCGTTGGGACGCATACGGTACACGCGACCCACGCGGGGCGCAACAGCGCCCGCGCTGCTTCAGTTCCTGCTGAGAGCCGGAGGGGGAATGCGGAAGGCGGTGGGCGCCGCTCGCGGGGGAAGATCACGTCGTGGGTCGCCGTCCTGCAGGCGCCGGTTGTCGGCCAGCGTAAGAATCTGATCAAAAGTGGCGCCGTCTTCGGGAAAGGTGGCACTCCCCAGGCGCGCGCGCGCCAGGCGGGCTCCGGCGGGAGATTCGTAGCGCACGCCGTGGACCGCCACCCGCAGCCGGGCCTCGACGCGGCGCGATTCCTCACGCGACACTCCCGGGAGGATCAGAATGAATTCGTCGGCGGCGTAGCGGATGCAGGTGTCGCACCCCCGCATCTGCCCGCGCACCGCCAGGGCGACGCCGCGCAGCAGCCGATCGTAGGGTTCGGGATCCCCGGCATCGCTCGCCTGCGCGTTCTCCAGGGAGATGGTCAGCAGCGTGAGGGGAGCACCCCGCCCGCGCGCCCGGCGAATTTCCTCCTCGAAGGAAACGAAGAGGTAGCGGGAATCCGAAGGAATGGCGCGCGGAGCTTCCGTGGAAGGCGGAGCGCTCGAGGCGCGATTCGCGTCCACGTCCCCCACGAGCGGAGTCTTCGCGGTCCGTGAGATCCCCTCCAGCAGCTTCAGGTAGGACCTGGCCCTTTCTTCGGCCGCTTCGGCCCGCTGCCGGTGCTGCGCCACGCGGCGCCGCGCCAGCAAGGCCACTCCCAAAAGAAGCGCGCCGGCGGCGGTGAGAATCGTCAGGATCTGCGCCCCGATCGGCATACGATCAATCTAGTGCCGGACAGGCGGGGCGGCAATGGCGGTCCAGACTTTTGCCCCTGGGGAACGGGTATAATCCGCGCATGTCGCGGCGCTGGATTCTGCCGGTCGTCATCCTGGTCCTCCTCTTCGCCGCCAGTCTCATCAGCGTGGAGCCCGGCACCGTGGGGGTCCTGCGCGGCGCCGCGGGCGGCAAGTCTTTCCTGCTCGAATCGGGCCTGCACTTCAGGATCCCGTTCCTGCAGCGTCTCATGGCTTATCCCGCCGGACCCTTTCCCCTCGACTTCACGCTCAATCTTCCCGCGCGCGAAGGGGCCCCGGTGCCGGTCCAGGTGCATTTCGAAGGCCTGCTCATCCGCGATTCCCTGCTCGAGTTCTCCTCGCGGGCCTCCGGCAGGAACGGTCCGACCGTGGTGCGCGAAGACCTGGAGTCCCTCATCGGCCCCTGGATCGCCCGGCACACCGCCGACGAGATCCCCGTGCAGCCGCTCGATCTGGCCGACGAGTTCCGCGACCGCGCCCGGAAGCTGGGCTTCCAGATCAAGGTGCTCACGGTCATGCGCGCCCCGGCCGGCGGAGCGCAGCCGGCGGCCCGCACACCCGCTCCCCCCGCGCCGGGACCCCGGGTCCGGGTGGCCCTGATAGGTCTCGACGGCGCCGATTGGCAGCTCATCTCCCCGTTGATGGAGCGCGGCAAGCTGCCGCACCTGGCGAGCCTGAAAAAGGAAGGTGCCTGGGCCGAGATGCGCTCCATGGATCCGATGCTTTCTCCGCTGCTGTGGACCAGCGCCGCCACGGGCAAGCTGCCCGAGGAGCATGGCGTGGTCGACTTCATGATGCGCGATCCGGAGAGCGGCAAGCGGGTCCCGGTGGGCGCCGCCTCGAGGCGCGTGCAGGCTTTGTGGGGAATTCTCTCGGGGTCGGGACTTTCCTGCGACGTGGTGGCCTGGTGGGCCACCTGGCCCGCGGAGACCATCAACGGCACGATGATCTCCGACCGGGTCGCCTATTCGCTGTTTTCCGCAGACGGTGCGCCGCCGCCGGCGGGGGCCGTCAGCCCTCCCGAATACTCCAGCCGGGCCGCCCGGCTCAAGGTCGGTGCCGAGAGCATCTCGGCCCAGGACCTGGCGCCCTTCCTGGAGATTTCCGCTCGACAGCTGGCCGATCTCAGAAAGCGCGCCGCCGCCGACGCGGCGCTGCGCGCCCGGGATCCGGTGCTGCACCTGACGCGCATCCTGGCGGCGAGCAGGACCTACCAGGCCATCGCCCTCGACCTTTTGGATAGCCGCCAGCCCGATTTCTTCGCCATCTACTACCAGGGGATCGACGAAGTCAGCCATCGCTTCGCGCATTTCGCCGACCCGAAGATGGCGATGGTGAGCGAAGCGGATTACCGGCGATTCCGCGGGGTGGTCGACGCCTACTACGAGTACCAGGATCACCAGCTGGGCGAGCTCCTCTCGCGCCTCGATCCCTCCAGTCTCGTCCTGGTGCTCTCGGATCACGGCTTCAAGAACGGCGATGCGCGCCCGCGCGACCACCCGCCCGATATCGAAGGCCAGCCGGCACGCTGGCACCGGCGGGAAGGGATCTTCCTGGCCAAAGGTCCGATGGTGGCGCCGGGAGAGAAGAAGGCCTTCTCGTTGCTGGAGGTGGCGCCCCTGGTCCTGTCGGCCGAAGGGCTGCCCACGGCGCAGGACATGCCCGGAGTGGTGCGCGAGGATCTCTACGCCTCGGAGTTTGCGCTCTCCCGCCCGCGCCAGCCGGTATCGACCTATGAGACGCGGATCAGCCCGAAGGCGGCATCACCGGTGGCGGCCGCCGATCCGGCCTCCGCGCAGGCGCAGGAGGCGATGGAAGAAAACCTCCGCTCCCTGGGCTACATCGGCTCAGGCAAGGGAGGCCAGGAGCCGACCGATACCGCGTTCGCGCATGCCAACCTGGCCGGCATCTACCTGCAGCGCGGGCGCACCGCCGAGGCGGAGAAGGAAGCGAAGGAAGCGCTGCGTATCGTCCCGGGCTATCTCCCGGCGCTGGTCTATCTCGCGGAGGCGTACCAGCGGCAGGGACGCTTCGAGGAGGCGATTCCCCCGGCACGCCAGGCAATCTCCACCGACAGTCCCGATCGGCAGCCCGGGATCTATCTCCTGCTCGCCAATCTCTACGTCTCCGCCGGCAAGGCGGGGGAGGGGTTGTCCGATCTCTCCACTTTCCTGGCGCAACGGGGCAACGAGAGCGACCTGCATTCCGCCTTCGGCATCCTCAAGGCGGCGGGCGGGGACCCCGCGGGCGCCGAAGCGGCCTTCCGCCAGGCCCTGCGCCTCGATCCCGCGGCGCAGGAGCCGGTGAAGCGACTGTTCGATCTGTATCGCAAGCAGGGAAGTCCCGAGCGATTGGTCTCCTGGATGGAGTCCCTCCGGAAGCAGAACCCGGATTCGGCTTTCCATGCGAGCTATTACGCTCTGGCCCTCGATCAGGCCGGCCGTCCGAAGGAGGCGGAGAGCGCCTACCGGCGCGCGCTCGAGAAGGATCCGGCGCACGTCGGGTCGCTCGTGAACCTGGGAAACCTCCTGGCGCGCACGCGCCGCTTCCAGGAAGCGATTCCGCTGTTCCGCAAGGCGATTGACGAGGATCCGCGCAGCACCGAGGGGCGCGTCGGACTGGGCGCGGCGCTGAGCCTGGCGGGGAAGAATGACGAATCCGTGGCCGTGCTGGAAGAAGGGGAGAAGCTGGGGCTGTCCTCTCCGGCGCTGTACAACGCCCTCGCGATGGCTTACTACCAGCAACGCCGCAAGCGGGAAGCG from Candidatus Polarisedimenticolia bacterium encodes the following:
- a CDS encoding DUF2752 domain-containing protein translates to MEAPARAPGAAAPIPILPILGVSTLLAAVAARLHLLSLAGGIHLPLFCPFRQITGWPCPTCGSTRALAALTQGRLIEALSFNPLVAAVALFLVAAAMVSLACRSLHVELPAPPRPGPALSRLLRAGALGLILVNWSFLILRS
- a CDS encoding YIP1 family protein, encoding MYCPGCGKELAEGFAGSSCPFCGATLKSGSSIPSGAPLEGIPWERRGELGFMTALTQNLRACLFDPSAFYTAMPKRENVGAALAYVVLLGWVGGLGGLLWDRISQGFWRQALQNLGVPAQERQLDPAMMAALSIGFAVLLPLFIAISVFIISGIFHVSLWIVGGATHGYEATLRTHAYAAGSTALFQWIPFCGGLIALIWSLVLQIYGFSRVHEIPGGKAAIAVFLPVLLCCMLIVACIILFATFFAAMFQGMSA
- a CDS encoding diguanylate cyclase, translated to MPIGAQILTILTAAGALLLGVALLARRRVAQHRQRAEAAEERARSYLKLLEGISRTAKTPLVGDVDANRASSAPPSTEAPRAIPSDSRYLFVSFEEEIRRARGRGAPLTLLTISLENAQASDAGDPEPYDRLLRGVALAVRGQMRGCDTCIRYAADEFILILPGVSREESRRVEARLRVAVHGVRYESPAGARLARARLGSATFPEDGATFDQILTLADNRRLQDGDPRRDLPPRAAPTAFRIPPPALSRN
- a CDS encoding alkaline phosphatase family protein yields the protein MSRRWILPVVILVLLFAASLISVEPGTVGVLRGAAGGKSFLLESGLHFRIPFLQRLMAYPAGPFPLDFTLNLPAREGAPVPVQVHFEGLLIRDSLLEFSSRASGRNGPTVVREDLESLIGPWIARHTADEIPVQPLDLADEFRDRARKLGFQIKVLTVMRAPAGGAQPAARTPAPPAPGPRVRVALIGLDGADWQLISPLMERGKLPHLASLKKEGAWAEMRSMDPMLSPLLWTSAATGKLPEEHGVVDFMMRDPESGKRVPVGAASRRVQALWGILSGSGLSCDVVAWWATWPAETINGTMISDRVAYSLFSADGAPPPAGAVSPPEYSSRAARLKVGAESISAQDLAPFLEISARQLADLRKRAAADAALRARDPVLHLTRILAASRTYQAIALDLLDSRQPDFFAIYYQGIDEVSHRFAHFADPKMAMVSEADYRRFRGVVDAYYEYQDHQLGELLSRLDPSSLVLVLSDHGFKNGDARPRDHPPDIEGQPARWHRREGIFLAKGPMVAPGEKKAFSLLEVAPLVLSAEGLPTAQDMPGVVREDLYASEFALSRPRQPVSTYETRISPKAASPVAAADPASAQAQEAMEENLRSLGYIGSGKGGQEPTDTAFAHANLAGIYLQRGRTAEAEKEAKEALRIVPGYLPALVYLAEAYQRQGRFEEAIPPARQAISTDSPDRQPGIYLLLANLYVSAGKAGEGLSDLSTFLAQRGNESDLHSAFGILKAAGGDPAGAEAAFRQALRLDPAAQEPVKRLFDLYRKQGSPERLVSWMESLRKQNPDSAFHASYYALALDQAGRPKEAESAYRRALEKDPAHVGSLVNLGNLLARTRRFQEAIPLFRKAIDEDPRSTEGRVGLGAALSLAGKNDESVAVLEEGEKLGLSSPALYNALAMAYYQQRRKREAIVSLKRSLQLDPAQSSARSLLDEWQRP
- a CDS encoding efflux RND transporter periplasmic adaptor subunit, which gives rise to MEASRTSTPRTGADLAALRIPRGEEPPKRPTAWLLGGAIAAVLVAAVSYFLLSRTFGVLAVEKTSAALVTQGQALTVLSVAGYVEAETRADISPKITSRITDLKVTEGSRVRKGDILARLDHTDLDAQLHETEAAWENAQADLQRQRALRAQDLTPQSSLDAAVAAERATSARVSYVKALLDYTVLRAPFDGVVIAKRAHVGEAVSPFGSPGQGSSNGGAIVTLVDFSTLYVGADVNESNLSVLKDRQPAEIVLDAYPDRVYHGDLRQVIPSADRQKGTVKVKVSFGDPDERILPDLSARVNFTAEPTQGKEARTSVQVPQGALASAGGQTGVYLIRGDRAVFRPVKVGRTADGMAEIQEGLAGGETLVAGAAQLELKDGQKIHVKD